In the Haloferula helveola genome, one interval contains:
- a CDS encoding alanine racemase: MKKPQLIVDLEKATRNVSRIFDKFQRHGVAFRPHFKTHQCAAIGELFREMGVRSITVSSLDMATYFAGHGWDDITLAVPVNLGQVEEIDQLAQRIRLNVLVDSLETASALNDGLTVACPVWIKVDVGYGRVGIKWNDEARLLELAKLIESSALLEFCGLLTHSGHTYECRGREEVQVLFEEGRTRMLHLEETLQAHGTSARISMGDTPSASLAEAFDGVDEMRPGNFVFYDVVQSQIGSCSAEDIAVAIACPVIGKYEADLKVVVYGGSVHFSKDSVIIDGERVFGQLALPASDGWKPVPLTDARIVSCCQEVSKIHVSREVFDQIGLGQTVYILPAHSCLAAEIYPRYRTTDGQVLERFRLFT, from the coding sequence TTGAAGAAACCGCAATTGATCGTGGATTTGGAAAAGGCCACGAGAAATGTCTCCCGCATTTTCGACAAGTTCCAGCGACACGGGGTGGCTTTCCGTCCGCACTTCAAGACGCACCAATGTGCCGCCATCGGCGAATTGTTCAGGGAGATGGGCGTCCGATCGATCACCGTGTCTTCGCTGGATATGGCGACCTACTTTGCCGGGCATGGCTGGGATGACATCACACTGGCGGTACCGGTCAACCTCGGGCAGGTCGAAGAGATCGACCAGCTGGCGCAGCGCATCCGCCTAAACGTCCTCGTGGATTCGCTCGAAACGGCCAGCGCGCTGAATGACGGGCTGACGGTCGCGTGTCCGGTGTGGATCAAGGTGGATGTCGGATACGGCAGGGTCGGCATCAAATGGAATGACGAAGCCCGGCTACTAGAACTGGCGAAGCTGATCGAAAGCTCGGCCCTTCTGGAGTTCTGCGGATTGCTCACCCATTCCGGTCACACTTACGAGTGTCGCGGTCGGGAAGAAGTGCAGGTCCTTTTCGAAGAAGGCCGGACACGCATGCTGCACTTGGAGGAGACGCTTCAGGCCCACGGCACAAGCGCTCGGATCTCCATGGGCGATACCCCTTCGGCCAGCCTCGCGGAGGCATTCGATGGAGTCGATGAGATGCGACCGGGGAACTTCGTGTTCTACGATGTGGTGCAATCGCAGATCGGGTCCTGCAGCGCGGAAGACATCGCCGTGGCGATCGCCTGCCCGGTCATTGGCAAATACGAAGCGGACCTGAAGGTGGTCGTTTACGGAGGCTCCGTTCACTTCTCGAAGGACTCCGTTATCATCGATGGCGAACGCGTCTTCGGGCAACTTGCCCTGCCTGCCTCGGATGGCTGGAAGCCGGTGCCGCTGACAGACGCGCGGATCGTGAGTTGCTGCCAGGAAGTGTCGAAGATCCACGTTTCAAGGGAGGTCTTCGATCAGATCGGCTTGGGGCAGACCGTGTATATCCTACCTGCCCACTCCTGCTTGGCTGCCGAGATCTACCCACGCTATCGGACGACGGACGGGCAAGTCCTCGAACGGTTTCGCTTGTTCACCTAG